The following proteins are co-located in the Mesorhizobium sp. M1E.F.Ca.ET.045.02.1.1 genome:
- a CDS encoding BMP family protein yields the protein MENDHSKSQRAGLSRRNVLELGALGLAAAALPGMAFAKDKKLKVAAIFATPIEEPWDNQIHVALQKAQKELGIEYKWSEKVQTADFSRVMREYAQGGYQLVLGDAFAAERESRKTAKQFPKTAWLFGSGAGPAEPNFGVFDNWIHEPAYLSGMIAGKMSKSGTVGAVAAMGIPEVNRLVNAFFAGAKEVNPNVKKKVAFIGSFFDPPKAKEAAVAQIDAGVDVIYAERFGVIEAAVEKKILAISNMSDQSSLGPDTVITGPVWDMYPTVEQAIKLVKAGVFTAQDYGDFSRMAKGGSYLAPYHKFDKTLPAEVKDLVEKKKAEILEGNFRVDVDENTPVSD from the coding sequence ATGGAAAACGATCATAGCAAATCGCAACGCGCCGGCCTGTCGCGGCGCAACGTGCTGGAACTCGGCGCGCTCGGTCTCGCGGCGGCCGCGCTGCCCGGTATGGCTTTCGCCAAGGACAAGAAGCTGAAGGTGGCGGCGATCTTCGCCACGCCGATCGAGGAGCCGTGGGACAACCAGATCCATGTCGCCCTGCAGAAGGCCCAGAAGGAGCTGGGCATCGAATACAAATGGTCGGAAAAGGTGCAGACCGCCGACTTCAGCCGTGTGATGCGCGAATATGCGCAGGGCGGCTACCAACTGGTGCTGGGCGATGCCTTCGCCGCCGAGCGCGAATCGCGAAAGACCGCCAAGCAGTTCCCGAAGACCGCCTGGCTGTTCGGCTCCGGCGCCGGTCCGGCCGAACCCAATTTCGGCGTCTTCGACAACTGGATCCATGAGCCGGCCTATCTGTCCGGCATGATCGCCGGCAAGATGTCGAAGTCGGGCACGGTCGGCGCTGTCGCGGCGATGGGCATTCCGGAAGTGAACCGGCTGGTCAACGCCTTCTTCGCCGGCGCCAAGGAGGTCAACCCGAATGTCAAGAAGAAGGTCGCCTTCATCGGCTCCTTCTTCGATCCGCCGAAGGCCAAGGAAGCGGCGGTGGCGCAGATCGATGCCGGCGTCGACGTCATCTATGCCGAGCGCTTCGGCGTCATCGAGGCGGCGGTGGAGAAGAAGATTCTCGCCATCTCCAACATGTCCGACCAGTCGAGCCTCGGCCCCGACACGGTCATCACCGGCCCGGTGTGGGACATGTATCCGACGGTCGAGCAGGCGATCAAGCTGGTCAAGGCCGGCGTCTTCACCGCGCAGGACTATGGCGACTTCTCGCGCATGGCCAAGGGCGGCTCCTATCTGGCGCCCTACCACAAGTTCGACAAGACGCTGCCGGCGGAGGTCAAGGACCTGGTCGAGAAGAAGAAGGCCGAGATCCTCGAAGGCAATTTCCGCGTCGACGTCGACGAGAACACGCCGGTTTCGGATTGA
- a CDS encoding ABC transporter ATP-binding protein, with product MSAPLIEMRGITKSFGAVKANEAVDLSVAPGEILGLLGENGAGKTTLMNVLFGAYASDAGEILVEGRSVAIHDSADALAAGIGMVHQHFHLAPRLTVLENLLIGIPGRSGGIDRAGGLARLKEIGSRHGLSLDPNLPVSALSVGEQQRLEIIKALFRGAKLLILDEPTAVLAPSEVDGLFAALRSMAAQGLGIIFISHKLNEVRALTHRCVVLRHGKVAGRVDHPASTTSAEMAKLMCGHEIVPPTKEATTPGASVLTLDAISTTGHAGMPLREVSLFVRAGEILGIAGVSGNGQRALADVISGMLQPQAGTMTIAGKKVTQFSPRALQALGLGRIPEDRMTTGLVTNLPLADSMVLPRVGTEAFSRKGLLNPAAIRAFAEAQIKAYDIRCPGPMVRAGALSGGNLQKALLARELAFDPKVLIVSQPTRGLDIGAARFIHEKFLAMRAKGCGIIVIGEDLEELLMLSDRIAVMYEGRIAGTLSGADATVTRLGLMMTGAEGHA from the coding sequence TTGTCCGCCCCTCTCATCGAAATGCGCGGCATCACCAAGAGCTTCGGCGCCGTCAAGGCGAACGAGGCGGTCGATCTCAGCGTCGCGCCGGGCGAAATCCTCGGCCTGCTCGGCGAGAACGGCGCCGGCAAGACGACGCTGATGAATGTGCTGTTTGGCGCCTATGCGTCGGACGCCGGCGAGATTCTGGTCGAGGGCAGATCGGTCGCCATCCACGATTCGGCCGATGCCTTGGCCGCCGGCATCGGCATGGTGCATCAGCATTTCCATCTGGCGCCACGGCTCACGGTGCTGGAGAACCTGCTGATCGGCATCCCCGGCAGATCCGGCGGCATCGACCGCGCCGGCGGGCTGGCGCGGCTGAAGGAAATCGGCAGCCGGCATGGCTTGAGCCTCGATCCCAACCTGCCGGTCTCGGCGCTCTCGGTCGGCGAGCAGCAGCGGCTGGAAATCATCAAGGCGCTGTTTCGCGGCGCGAAGCTTTTGATCCTCGACGAGCCGACGGCGGTGCTGGCGCCGAGTGAAGTGGACGGCCTGTTCGCCGCTTTGCGCTCCATGGCAGCCCAAGGGCTCGGCATCATCTTCATCTCGCACAAGCTCAACGAGGTCAGAGCGCTCACGCATCGCTGCGTGGTGCTGCGCCACGGCAAGGTCGCCGGCCGCGTCGATCATCCGGCCAGCACGACCTCGGCCGAGATGGCCAAGCTGATGTGCGGCCACGAGATCGTACCGCCGACCAAAGAGGCTACGACGCCCGGTGCCTCGGTGCTGACGCTCGACGCTATTTCCACTACCGGCCATGCCGGCATGCCGCTGCGCGAGGTGTCGCTTTTCGTCCGCGCCGGGGAGATCCTGGGTATCGCCGGCGTTTCCGGCAACGGCCAGCGGGCGCTCGCCGACGTCATCTCCGGCATGTTGCAGCCTCAAGCCGGCACGATGACGATAGCCGGCAAAAAGGTGACGCAATTCTCGCCGCGCGCACTGCAGGCGCTCGGGCTCGGCCGTATTCCGGAAGACCGGATGACGACCGGGCTGGTCACAAACCTGCCGCTCGCCGATTCCATGGTGCTGCCGCGCGTCGGCACCGAGGCCTTCAGCCGCAAGGGACTGCTCAATCCGGCCGCGATCCGCGCCTTCGCCGAGGCGCAGATCAAGGCCTACGACATACGCTGTCCCGGGCCGATGGTGCGCGCCGGCGCGCTTTCCGGCGGCAATCTGCAGAAGGCGCTTTTGGCGCGCGAGCTCGCCTTCGATCCGAAGGTGCTGATCGTCTCGCAGCCGACGCGCGGCCTCGACATAGGCGCTGCCCGCTTCATCCACGAGAAGTTCCTCGCCATGCGCGCCAAGGGCTGCGGCATCATCGTCATCGGCGAGGACCTCGAGGAACTGCTGATGCTCTCGGACCGCATCGCGGTGATGTATGAGGGCCGCATCGCCGGCACGCTTTCCGGCGCGGACGCCACGGTCACGCGGCTCGGGCTGATGATGACCGGCGCGGAGGGGCACGCCTGA
- a CDS encoding ABC transporter permease produces the protein MFRLEARTSTPAWFNLALPFLAIVVTLILCSGLIAVAGAGVTEAYGVMLSASLGDSYAITETLVRAAPMIFTGLAVAIAFRAKFWNIGAEGQLLAGAVASCAVGAIPMPGYLAMLLMALAGAAAGAIVALVPATLRVKFKVDDVVSSLLLNSVIYYALMALIEGPWKDTFSGYPISPPIEDSANFPVLIEGTRLHLGVIVALIAAPLCWFLIARTTLGFRIRVTGENAEAARYGGISVQRVLLSTALLSGALAGLAGVGEVGGVHFQVMSDISPGYGYSGIVVAMLARLNPLGVVPAALFLAAVMTGAEAMSRATGVPAFLSDVIQGTALLAMLVALLFTAYRIRRVGASA, from the coding sequence ATGTTTCGTCTCGAAGCCCGCACGTCGACGCCCGCCTGGTTCAATCTCGCGCTGCCGTTCCTCGCGATTGTCGTCACACTCATCCTTTGCAGCGGCCTGATCGCAGTCGCCGGCGCCGGGGTCACCGAGGCCTATGGCGTGATGCTCTCGGCCTCGCTCGGCGACAGCTACGCCATCACCGAGACGCTGGTGCGCGCAGCACCCATGATCTTCACCGGCCTTGCGGTGGCGATCGCCTTCCGGGCAAAATTCTGGAACATCGGCGCCGAGGGCCAGTTGCTGGCCGGCGCGGTGGCGAGCTGCGCCGTCGGCGCCATCCCGATGCCGGGTTACCTCGCCATGCTTCTGATGGCGCTGGCGGGCGCGGCGGCCGGCGCCATCGTCGCGCTGGTGCCGGCGACGCTCCGGGTCAAGTTCAAGGTCGATGATGTGGTGAGCTCGCTGCTCCTCAACTCGGTCATTTATTACGCGCTGATGGCGCTGATCGAGGGGCCGTGGAAGGATACGTTCAGCGGCTACCCGATCTCGCCGCCGATCGAGGATTCGGCCAATTTCCCTGTGCTGATCGAAGGCACGCGGCTGCATCTCGGCGTGATCGTGGCGCTGATCGCGGCACCGCTTTGCTGGTTCCTGATCGCGCGCACCACGCTCGGCTTCCGCATCCGCGTTACCGGCGAGAATGCCGAAGCGGCACGCTATGGCGGCATCAGCGTGCAGCGCGTGCTGCTTTCCACCGCGCTGCTCTCCGGCGCGCTCGCCGGACTCGCCGGCGTCGGCGAGGTGGGTGGCGTGCACTTCCAGGTGATGAGCGACATCTCGCCGGGCTATGGCTATTCCGGCATCGTCGTCGCCATGCTGGCAAGGCTCAATCCGCTCGGCGTGGTGCCCGCGGCGCTCTTCCTCGCCGCCGTCATGACCGGCGCCGAGGCGATGTCGCGCGCGACCGGCGTGCCGGCTTTCCTCAGCGACGTCATCCAGGGCACGGCGCTGCTTGCCATGCTGGTGGCGCTGCTCTTCACCGCCTACCGCATCCGCCGCGTGGGAGCATCCGCATGA
- a CDS encoding ABC transporter permease, with product MSAVFEQIFQVGFLAAIIRIATPLAFATLGEMFSERAGVLNLGIEGIMLLSAMAGFTAASLSGSLWLGVLVAVLVGALMGALHALFTVALGLSQHVCGIGVTLFSSGLAYFLYRLIFGQQSVPPSIDGFKPVAIPLLSGIPILGPAVFNQFTLVYLAILAVPLAAFVLYRTPWGLSVRMVGENPRAADSAGVSVIATRFQAVILGGALMGLAGAFLTMAQFNAFTFGVVSGRGWVAIALVVFGRWDPWRSAGAALLFAFVDALQLRMQASGLGHIPYEAFLMLPFIFTIVAMAFMSRNAVAPSALLKPFRREER from the coding sequence ATGAGCGCGGTATTCGAGCAGATTTTTCAGGTCGGCTTCCTCGCCGCCATCATCCGCATTGCCACGCCGCTCGCTTTCGCCACGCTCGGCGAAATGTTTTCCGAGCGCGCCGGCGTGCTCAATCTCGGCATCGAAGGCATCATGCTGTTGTCGGCGATGGCTGGCTTCACCGCCGCCAGCCTCAGCGGCAGCCTGTGGCTCGGCGTGCTGGTGGCCGTGCTTGTCGGCGCGCTGATGGGCGCGCTGCATGCGCTGTTCACCGTGGCGCTGGGCTTGAGCCAGCATGTCTGCGGCATCGGCGTGACGCTGTTCTCATCCGGCCTTGCCTATTTCCTTTACCGCCTGATCTTCGGCCAGCAATCGGTGCCGCCCAGCATCGACGGCTTCAAGCCGGTGGCGATCCCGTTGCTTTCGGGCATTCCGATCCTCGGCCCGGCCGTGTTCAACCAGTTCACGCTGGTTTATCTCGCGATCCTTGCCGTACCGCTCGCCGCCTTCGTGCTCTACCGCACGCCATGGGGACTGTCGGTGCGCATGGTCGGCGAGAACCCACGCGCTGCGGATTCCGCCGGCGTCAGCGTGATCGCCACGCGCTTCCAGGCGGTCATCCTCGGCGGCGCGCTGATGGGTTTGGCCGGCGCCTTCCTCACCATGGCGCAGTTCAACGCCTTCACCTTCGGCGTGGTGTCGGGCCGCGGCTGGGTGGCGATCGCTTTGGTCGTGTTCGGCCGCTGGGACCCATGGCGCTCGGCGGGAGCCGCGCTGCTCTTTGCCTTCGTCGACGCGCTACAGCTCAGGATGCAGGCAAGCGGACTCGGTCACATCCCCTACGAAGCGTTCCTGATGCTGCCGTTCATCTTCACCATCGTCGCGATGGCCTTCATGTCGCGCAATGCGGTCGCGCCGTCGGCGCTGCTGAAGCCGTTTCGCAGGGAGGAGCGGTAG
- a CDS encoding SDR family oxidoreductase gives MGGRLAGKVAIISGGATGIGRAASELFAAEGAKVAIIDRNGEAAGKTAAAIRARGHIAEHFVADVSDEAQVEAAARAAAEKFGPVTVLFNHAGTIVIKPFLETSLQEWDWLHAVNVRSMFLMTRAVLPGMIAAGGGSIVCTSSISAVAATPNEVLYDTTKGACHMFARAIAVEFRDRNIRCNAVCPGFIRTPHGLREVADLGKLGVDVSDAAMAAQQGRIGEPEEVAKAALFLASDESSFVNGAHLFVDNAFTAI, from the coding sequence ATGGGTGGAAGGCTGGCGGGCAAGGTCGCCATCATTTCGGGCGGCGCGACGGGCATTGGCCGAGCGGCTTCCGAGCTGTTCGCGGCCGAAGGCGCCAAGGTGGCGATCATCGACCGCAACGGCGAGGCGGCCGGCAAAACCGCCGCGGCTATCCGCGCGCGCGGCCACATCGCCGAGCATTTCGTGGCCGACGTTTCGGATGAAGCGCAGGTCGAAGCGGCGGCAAGGGCGGCGGCGGAGAAATTCGGGCCGGTCACCGTGCTGTTCAACCACGCCGGCACCATCGTCATCAAACCCTTCCTGGAGACGAGCCTGCAGGAATGGGACTGGCTGCACGCCGTCAACGTGCGCTCGATGTTCCTGATGACGCGCGCGGTGCTGCCCGGCATGATCGCAGCCGGCGGCGGCTCGATCGTCTGCACCTCGTCGATCTCGGCGGTGGCGGCGACGCCGAACGAAGTGCTCTACGACACCACCAAGGGCGCCTGCCATATGTTCGCCCGCGCCATCGCGGTCGAGTTCCGCGACCGCAACATCCGCTGCAACGCCGTCTGCCCCGGCTTCATCCGCACCCCGCACGGGCTGCGCGAGGTGGCCGATCTCGGCAAGCTCGGCGTCGACGTTTCCGACGCCGCCATGGCCGCACAGCAGGGCCGCATCGGCGAGCCGGAAGAGGTAGCGAAGGCCGCGCTGTTCCTCGCCAGCGACGAATCGAGCTTCGTCAACGGCGCGCATCTGTTCGTCGACAACGCGTTTACGGCAATCTGA
- a CDS encoding LLM class flavin-dependent oxidoreductase: protein MPIEFTHVPGKPANGSFFYDFAETATKLSLIEDAGFNKLVVDDPAGLLTNMDIAAQTLERTASLEVVLTHWAGVIEPTVAARQLAALDRRSGGRLSLRMLSEPLEDSDAEARPVGHSVVWQRIDEYLVLLKRLWSNDKPFDHEGAFYSVRGGYVPRKGPHGADLAIRLGGQSGTALKVAGRHADVFELAAGSPDEVAQLMQRVRSAAAEHGRAGKLHFALPVRIRSEDWSGASDHKAVDVVGPPARLALSLLPYAALGIEEFMIGGIDRPSEIARIGRETVTLIANSLARREAEIPQPGAFAARRPPAVRSPL, encoded by the coding sequence ATGCCGATCGAGTTCACGCATGTTCCCGGTAAGCCTGCCAACGGCAGCTTCTTCTATGATTTCGCCGAGACGGCGACCAAGCTGTCGCTGATCGAGGATGCCGGTTTCAACAAGCTGGTCGTCGACGATCCGGCCGGCCTGCTCACCAATATGGACATCGCCGCCCAGACGCTCGAACGCACGGCATCGCTCGAGGTGGTTCTGACGCACTGGGCCGGCGTGATCGAGCCGACGGTGGCGGCAAGGCAACTCGCGGCGCTCGACCGCAGAAGCGGCGGCCGCCTGTCGCTCAGGATGCTGAGCGAGCCGCTGGAGGACAGCGACGCCGAGGCGCGGCCGGTCGGCCACAGCGTGGTCTGGCAGCGCATCGACGAATATCTGGTGCTCTTGAAGCGTCTGTGGTCGAACGACAAGCCTTTCGATCACGAGGGCGCCTTCTACAGCGTCAGAGGCGGCTACGTTCCGCGCAAGGGTCCGCATGGCGCGGACCTCGCCATCCGTCTCGGCGGGCAATCCGGCACGGCGCTGAAGGTCGCGGGACGGCACGCCGATGTCTTCGAGCTGGCCGCCGGCTCGCCGGACGAGGTCGCGCAGTTGATGCAGCGCGTGCGCAGCGCCGCCGCCGAACACGGTCGCGCCGGCAAGCTGCATTTCGCGCTTCCCGTCCGCATTCGCTCCGAAGACTGGTCCGGCGCCTCCGACCACAAGGCGGTCGATGTCGTGGGGCCGCCGGCGCGGCTTGCGCTTTCGCTGTTGCCTTATGCCGCGCTCGGTATCGAGGAATTCATGATCGGCGGCATCGACCGTCCGAGCGAGATTGCCCGGATCGGGCGCGAGACGGTCACGCTGATCGCGAATTCGCTGGCGCGCCGCGAAGCGGAGATCCCGCAGCCGGGAGCTTTCGCCGCGCGCCGGCCGCCGGCCGTGCGCTCGCCGTTGTGA
- a CDS encoding isochorismatase family cysteine hydrolase, which yields MIKATPFDFPYDGRLVPQHTALLVIDLQEDFLSPTGYFARKGYDPSPLRAILPAVNRLIAAARAAGLTIVHTRQGYRADMADMTPYEKWRRKRAGLDGTDILLRSSPGFQIVSDIEVAPEDIVVDKTCNGAFTYTDLELVLRARSITHLLFAGCTTDVCVHTTLREACDRNFQCLTIADACASGDQKAHEAALHMVTVEDGVFGALAESEVVIAALSRLVTAAN from the coding sequence ATGATCAAGGCGACACCATTCGACTTCCCCTATGACGGCCGGCTGGTGCCGCAGCACACCGCGCTGCTGGTCATCGACCTGCAGGAGGATTTCCTGTCGCCGACAGGTTACTTCGCCAGGAAAGGTTATGATCCGTCGCCGCTCAGAGCCATCCTGCCCGCCGTGAACCGGCTGATTGCCGCCGCCCGCGCAGCGGGCCTGACCATCGTCCACACCAGGCAAGGCTATCGCGCCGACATGGCCGACATGACGCCCTACGAGAAATGGCGCCGCAAGCGGGCTGGCCTCGACGGCACCGACATCCTGCTGCGCTCCAGCCCAGGCTTCCAGATCGTGTCCGACATCGAGGTGGCGCCTGAGGACATCGTCGTCGACAAGACCTGCAACGGCGCCTTCACCTATACCGATCTGGAGCTGGTGCTCAGGGCGCGCAGCATCACCCATCTCCTGTTCGCCGGATGCACGACGGATGTCTGCGTGCACACAACGCTGCGCGAGGCCTGCGACCGCAATTTCCAGTGCCTGACGATCGCGGACGCCTGCGCCAGCGGCGACCAAAAGGCGCACGAAGCCGCGCTCCACATGGTCACGGTCGAGGACGGCGTCTTCGGCGCGCTGGCGGAGTCGGAAGTCGTCATCGCCGCGCTGTCCCGGCTCGTGACCGCGGCGAACTGA
- a CDS encoding ATP-binding cassette domain-containing protein, whose protein sequence is MLTEAGAQTAFHVEAVRFAVGERTLLGPVSLELQRSRVYGLIGHNGSGKSTLVKLLARQQPASSGDIRFAERPLTGWGARELARALAYLPQTTPAATGLTVRELAALGRYPWHGALGRFGSEDRSHVEEALALTDMSAFADRLVDELSGGERQRAWLAMLVAQNAGVMLLDEPISALDIAHQVEVLALVKDLSRKRDLCVVVVLHDPNMAARYCDELIALKQGRLLTRGTPAEIMRGEVLKDIFGVEMGVLEHPVTGRPIGYVQ, encoded by the coding sequence ATGTTGACCGAAGCAGGTGCCCAGACTGCCTTTCATGTCGAAGCGGTGCGCTTTGCCGTCGGCGAGCGCACACTGCTCGGGCCGGTTTCGCTCGAGCTTCAACGCTCGCGCGTCTACGGGCTGATCGGCCATAACGGTTCGGGCAAGTCGACACTGGTCAAGCTTCTGGCGCGGCAGCAGCCGGCAAGCTCCGGCGATATCCGCTTCGCCGAACGTCCGCTCACCGGCTGGGGCGCGCGCGAGTTGGCGCGGGCGCTCGCCTATCTGCCGCAGACGACGCCGGCGGCCACGGGCTTGACCGTGCGCGAGCTGGCGGCACTCGGGCGCTATCCTTGGCATGGCGCGCTCGGCCGTTTCGGGTCGGAGGACCGAAGCCATGTCGAGGAAGCGCTGGCGCTGACCGACATGAGCGCTTTCGCCGACCGCCTGGTGGACGAGCTTTCCGGCGGCGAGCGCCAGCGCGCCTGGCTCGCCATGCTGGTGGCGCAGAATGCCGGCGTCATGCTGCTCGACGAGCCGATCTCGGCGCTCGACATCGCGCATCAGGTCGAGGTGCTGGCGCTGGTCAAGGACCTGAGCCGCAAGCGCGATCTTTGCGTCGTCGTGGTGCTGCACGATCCCAACATGGCGGCGCGCTATTGCGACGAATTGATCGCGCTGAAGCAAGGCCGGCTGCTCACGCGCGGCACGCCGGCCGAAATCATGCGGGGCGAGGTGCTCAAGGACATTTTCGGCGTCGAGATGGGCGTGCTCGAGCACCCCGTCACCGGCCGGCCTATCGGCTACGTGCAATGA
- the exbB gene encoding tonB-system energizer ExbB, whose protein sequence is MSRNSFLPAALAASVILSAGVATAQEQPSAPVPAAQAPAAQPPAAGAAPTVAQPAEPSPQPTQSVGADREQPAAIPLTLPHDLSPWGMFMNADIVVKAVMVGLAFASLVTWTIWLAKSLEILGGKLRARRAVTAIGNAATLMQAGRALGHSGGPGALLVRAAEEERALSVGALDHASGDGLKERVNSRLSRIEAAAARRMSRGTGLLATIGSTAPFVGLFGTVWGIVNAFIGISQAQTTNLAVVAPGIAEALLATAMGLVAAIPAVVIYNVFARSIAGYRQILADASAGVERLVSRDLDFRTVPPATAMAAE, encoded by the coding sequence TTGTCCCGGAACAGCTTTCTTCCTGCGGCGCTGGCCGCATCGGTCATTCTCTCAGCCGGCGTGGCCACGGCGCAAGAACAGCCGTCGGCGCCGGTGCCGGCCGCGCAGGCACCTGCGGCGCAACCACCGGCGGCGGGTGCCGCGCCGACTGTAGCCCAGCCGGCGGAGCCGAGTCCCCAGCCGACCCAGAGCGTCGGCGCCGATCGTGAGCAGCCGGCCGCAATCCCGCTGACGCTGCCGCATGATCTGTCGCCCTGGGGCATGTTCATGAATGCCGACATCGTGGTGAAGGCGGTCATGGTCGGACTTGCTTTCGCTTCTCTGGTCACCTGGACGATCTGGCTCGCCAAGTCGCTGGAGATCTTAGGCGGCAAGCTCAGGGCCCGCCGCGCGGTGACGGCGATCGGCAATGCGGCGACGCTGATGCAGGCCGGCCGCGCGCTTGGCCACAGCGGGGGGCCGGGCGCGCTGCTGGTGCGCGCGGCCGAGGAAGAGCGCGCGCTTTCGGTCGGCGCGCTGGATCATGCCTCGGGCGACGGTCTGAAGGAGCGCGTCAACTCAAGGCTCTCGCGCATCGAGGCTGCCGCGGCGCGGCGCATGTCGCGCGGTACCGGCCTGCTTGCGACAATCGGCTCGACGGCGCCCTTCGTCGGCCTGTTCGGCACCGTCTGGGGCATCGTGAACGCCTTCATCGGCATCTCGCAGGCGCAGACCACCAATCTGGCGGTGGTGGCGCCGGGCATCGCCGAGGCGCTGCTCGCCACCGCCATGGGCCTGGTCGCGGCGATCCCGGCGGTGGTGATCTACAACGTCTTCGCGCGTTCGATAGCCGGCTACAGGCAGATCCTTGCCGACGCTTCCGCGGGCGTCGAGCGGCTGGTGAGCCGCGACCTCGATTTCCGCACGGTGCCGCCGGCAACCGCGATGGCGGCGGAGTGA
- the exbD gene encoding TonB system transport protein ExbD, giving the protein MAARIRETASDDLEESHEINVTPFIDVILVLLIIFMVAAPLATVDVNVDLPGSTATPAPRPETPLFLTLKSDLTLAIGNDSVPRSAFAAVLDSRSKGDKQTRIFLRADKTVGYGELMEVMNLLRAAGYLKVALVGLETASGAGGAVPGGSPAPATSGSPGP; this is encoded by the coding sequence ATGGCGGCGCGGATCCGCGAGACGGCCAGCGACGATCTCGAGGAAAGCCACGAGATCAACGTCACGCCGTTCATCGACGTCATCCTGGTGCTGCTGATCATCTTCATGGTCGCGGCACCATTGGCGACCGTCGACGTCAATGTCGACCTGCCGGGCTCGACGGCGACGCCCGCGCCGCGCCCGGAGACGCCGCTGTTCCTGACGCTGAAAAGCGACCTGACGCTGGCGATCGGCAATGACAGCGTGCCGCGCTCCGCCTTCGCCGCGGTGCTCGACAGCCGCAGCAAAGGCGACAAGCAGACGCGCATCTTCCTGCGCGCCGACAAGACGGTGGGCTATGGCGAACTGATGGAGGTGATGAACCTTTTGCGCGCCGCCGGCTATCTCAAGGTCGCGCTGGTCGGCCTCGAGACGGCATCGGGCGCCGGTGGCGCGGTTCCAGGCGGAAGCCCCGCGCCGGCGACAAGCGGAAGTCCCGGGCCATGA
- a CDS encoding energy transducer TonB, producing the protein MTPAVASLSVRPRLHVREAGLWTSAAAITLAAHVAVACAVQNLSFAEAPDGGPPPALAVEMAPLVVAPAVPEDVATLNAVTPDPPDAAEETPTVSEVKPATDPIPEPVAEAPEPATEQPVDADKAEEAEAAEQAVAALSEQQPLEEVIPDPVEAIAPDVVIPLPQPKPVEAEIKASKPVEAKKKAEKKPVEKPKHRPKKEKAEPPKAVTTASIGAKAGAKAAAPQSSDAAPRSSVSPSRWNANLAAWIRRHTRYPSAARSRKAEGSPNVTFTVDSSGRVVSARLARSSGDADLDRAALGALQGATVPTPPEELGARVTRTAPFVFSLRD; encoded by the coding sequence ATGACACCTGCGGTCGCCTCCTTGTCCGTTCGGCCGCGCTTGCACGTGCGCGAAGCCGGCCTGTGGACAAGCGCGGCCGCGATCACTCTCGCCGCGCATGTCGCCGTCGCCTGTGCGGTACAGAATCTGAGCTTTGCCGAGGCGCCGGACGGCGGCCCGCCACCGGCGCTGGCGGTCGAAATGGCGCCGCTGGTGGTTGCGCCTGCGGTGCCGGAAGACGTGGCGACGCTGAACGCGGTGACGCCGGATCCGCCCGATGCGGCGGAGGAGACGCCGACGGTCAGCGAAGTGAAACCCGCGACCGATCCGATACCGGAACCGGTCGCGGAAGCGCCCGAGCCGGCCACCGAACAGCCCGTCGACGCTGACAAGGCGGAAGAGGCCGAAGCAGCGGAGCAGGCTGTTGCGGCGCTCAGCGAGCAGCAACCTTTGGAAGAGGTTATTCCCGATCCTGTCGAAGCGATCGCGCCTGACGTGGTCATTCCGCTGCCGCAGCCGAAGCCGGTCGAGGCGGAAATCAAGGCAAGCAAACCCGTCGAGGCGAAGAAAAAAGCGGAAAAGAAGCCGGTCGAAAAGCCGAAGCACCGGCCGAAGAAGGAAAAGGCCGAGCCGCCCAAGGCGGTGACGACGGCCAGCATCGGCGCCAAGGCAGGAGCGAAGGCCGCCGCGCCGCAATCCTCCGATGCGGCGCCGCGGTCCAGCGTCAGCCCATCGCGGTGGAATGCCAACCTGGCGGCGTGGATCAGGCGGCACACGCGCTACCCGAGCGCTGCGCGATCGAGAAAGGCCGAAGGCAGCCCCAACGTCACCTTCACGGTGGACAGCTCCGGCAGGGTGGTCTCGGCCCGGCTGGCGCGCTCGTCGGGCGATGCGGATCTGGATCGCGCGGCGCTCGGCGCGCTGCAGGGCGCGACGGTGCCCACGCCGCCGGAGGAGCTCGGCGCGCGTGTCACGCGCACGGCGCCATTCGTGTTCAGTTTGCGGGACTAG